A DNA window from Thiothrix subterranea contains the following coding sequences:
- a CDS encoding SpvB/TcaC N-terminal domain-containing protein, producing the protein MEQPERQATAKSQEASPKENFGVAAPNISLPKGGGAIRGLGEKFAANPVTGTGSTTVPIFTSPGRAGFGPQLAVSYDSGAGNGIFGFGWSFSLPSITRKTDKGLPRYRDAEESDVFILSGAEDLVPVLENGESIPEVHGYSIKRYRPRIEGLFARIERWTSRNGDVHWRSISKDNILTIYGKDGNSRIAEPVTNPDDTARVFSWLISETRDDKGNAVIYEYKQEDGVGIELSLAHQYNRGDEKDKRRQVNRYLKRVRYGNQTSLLNEAGQRPHFLDDSVLASTHWLFEAVFDYGDHDAINPTPASNDGWYYRQDTFSNYRAGFEIRTCRLCQRVLMFHHFPDEEIGADCLVRSTDFNYISKHMGADTKSAIYTFLQSVTQTGYKKLADNTYETKSLPPLEFFYSQPDISQELETLDRESLENLPIGLDGNQYQWVDLDGEGLSGILTEQATGWYYKPNISAANITKVKNAETGIEEEQTKAQFAPLKPVARKPSLAALNSGQQHLLDLAGDGQLDLVVFEGPTPGFYERTDDEDWTPFRTFASLPVLDWRDPNLKFIDLTGDGHADILISEDEVFCWYPSLAESGFGSAETVRKTLDEETSPRIIFADGTQSIYLADLSGDGLSDIVRICNGGICYWPNLGYGRFGNKVTMDNAPWFDHPDQFNQQRIRLVDIDGSGTTDVLYLGRDAIKIYFNESGNGWSTRYHLHQFPPVDNLTAVNALDLLGNGTACLVWSSPLSADAAQPMRYLKLMGEQKPHLLNRVVNNLGAETYIDYAPSTRFYIKDKQNSEPWITKVPFPVHVVERVETIDQISKSRFSTHYTYHHGYFDGIEQEFRGFGMVEQRDTEEYFANVDKALHMPPVLTKTWFHTGVYMGRGRVSNFFAGLLDVHDRGEYYREPAWRDDDAEASKRLLPDTILPDELTHEEAREACRSLKGSMLRQEVYALDGIGVTEDYPHGHPYTVTEQNFTIRCLQPQGDNLHAVFFTHAREAISYHYERNPEDPRITHAMTLEADDYGNVLKSAAIGYGRSTDAPVEQKLIHITCSENSFTNPVTDETDDYRTPLPAESRTYELRKATQETNKNGVIKRYGFEEMLGYVKQAGDGSHDVDYEDIQFTRAQQVVNDNEENEGEANRYFRRLIEQVRTLYRDNNLTGPLALRELQSRALPYESYKLAFTDELLHKSFQNLLPDDLAKMLVVENPGEDISGRGGYARLALDADDQNRWWIPSGQVFFSPDENDTPQTEFDEARRSFFTPRRYRDPFGHSATVEFDYCLLVRATRDALGNSVQSHNDFRVLQPEQMTDPNGNRAAVAFDALGLVVATAVMGKEGETDPDCMGDTLDDPTTRLEYELFAWKDHQAPNFVHTFAREQHGAANPRWQESYLYSDGFGRELQTKVQAEPGDAPLRDAPPADKPYQPGTLQYDATTGKPLQAFTQQRWVGTGRTVYNNKGKPVKQYEPFFSSTPLYEAETELVETGVTPTLFYDPVGRVIATLHPNHTYEKVLFNPWYQESWDVNDTLWEQVDFNPADDPDVGRYFARLPQDDYLPTWYGLRMDSAKAAQQWPDAVLREAERKAAEKAVKHAATPAVAHLDSLGRTFLTVAHNRVVCDDHDQDSLDTHYETRVELDIEGNQRAVIDARNRAVMTYDYDLLGNVIHQDSMDAGERWKLNDIGGNPLYAWDSRGHHFWSEYDELRRPVHQFVRGSDTQQSDPRTLDKNMLVQKIEYGEAQTDAVQLNLRTRAFKSYDNAGVVTSEAYDFKGNPLRSNRQLTVGYKELANWAENVPLETDANGQAQRYTASTTYDALNRPITSTAPDGSVTHPFYNEANLLERLEVNLRGSAQTTTFVNNIDYNAKGQRILIEYGSGATDGRKGVTTTYTYDDTTFRLIRLYTRRDATIFPGDCDPPPKRSCGLQNLHYAYDPVGNITHIQDDAQQTIYFNNTVVEPSTDYVYDAIYRLVEATGREHLGNNGPVETSYTDAPRVGLYPLGDVNAMGLYIQRYAYDEVGNILTMKHRGTNPAHPGWSRPYQYAEDSNRLLSTGKPDNPQTLEHYEYDPHGNMIQMPHLPEMLWDYQDQLRASSRQVVNNGGSKETTWYVYDANGQRIRKVTELANGNCKNQRIYFGSFEVYREYNVNNDSIKLERETLHVMDNQHRIALVETKTKDFQDRSGINIPVICYQLGNHLGSASVELDNSELVITYEEYYPYGSTSYQAGRTRAEVCSKRYRYSGKKRDEETGLNYHGGRYYITWLGRWVSPDPSGISGGINLFAFVYNRPIISNDPNGKHPLIAGLIIGVIAVVAISSEAGAPTNEKEAQEVKPHVSDTEFVVRTALLAGSARTGVIVSNATLGPLAPTVLSGAVQGMFAMGSYEASSQAVDDIKEGKTSTPEQYAERTVRGAAVGAVMGAVMAPVMKAAGSMLQRLKNAVAPEPTAPEPTAPEPTAPAFPKPEPPKPASPQQPTVETSSLRTGGGQPRPDTHPGKKFHYTNASVEEFLGGIRSNTSFTGEGNLGPREAATRLGIPQPQRVVVVRDIGQFTPNKPAVVGPVETRGIVGGGSDYVNTTPIPANQIDGIYELNRSGPDFMFNLFSWF; encoded by the coding sequence ATGGAACAGCCAGAGCGTCAAGCAACAGCAAAATCCCAAGAAGCTTCCCCGAAGGAAAACTTTGGGGTAGCAGCACCTAACATTTCCCTTCCCAAAGGTGGTGGGGCTATCCGTGGTCTGGGTGAGAAGTTTGCTGCCAATCCGGTGACGGGTACTGGCTCTACGACTGTTCCCATCTTCACTAGTCCGGGACGTGCAGGTTTTGGCCCGCAGCTCGCTGTTTCCTACGATTCCGGTGCTGGCAATGGCATTTTCGGTTTTGGCTGGAGTTTCTCCCTGCCATCCATCACCCGCAAAACGGACAAGGGTCTACCCCGCTACCGGGATGCGGAAGAATCAGATGTATTCATCCTTTCTGGCGCAGAAGACCTGGTGCCGGTGCTTGAAAACGGCGAGTCCATTCCCGAAGTTCACGGTTATTCCATCAAGCGTTACCGCCCCAGAATTGAGGGATTATTTGCCCGCATCGAGCGCTGGACTAGCCGCAATGGCGATGTCCACTGGCGCTCCATCTCCAAAGACAACATCCTCACCATTTACGGCAAAGACGGAAACTCACGCATTGCTGAACCTGTTACGAATCCTGACGATACGGCGCGGGTATTCTCCTGGCTGATCAGTGAAACCCGTGACGATAAAGGTAATGCGGTTATTTATGAGTACAAACAGGAAGACGGTGTTGGCATTGAGCTTTCCCTGGCTCATCAATATAACAGGGGGGATGAGAAAGACAAACGTCGACAGGTTAACCGTTATCTGAAGCGTGTCCGTTATGGCAATCAGACGAGTTTGCTTAATGAAGCAGGCCAGCGTCCCCATTTTCTGGATGATTCAGTGCTTGCCAGCACTCACTGGTTGTTTGAAGCCGTATTCGATTATGGGGATCACGACGCCATAAATCCAACACCTGCAAGCAATGATGGCTGGTATTACCGGCAAGATACCTTCTCAAACTACCGGGCAGGCTTTGAAATCAGAACCTGCCGACTCTGCCAACGGGTACTGATGTTCCACCACTTCCCTGATGAGGAGATTGGGGCAGATTGTCTGGTGCGCTCCACCGACTTCAACTACATCAGCAAACACATGGGTGCTGATACAAAGAGTGCTATTTACACCTTTCTCCAGTCTGTCACCCAAACCGGCTACAAAAAGCTTGCTGACAACACTTACGAAACCAAATCCCTGCCGCCGCTGGAATTTTTCTACAGCCAGCCAGACATCAGTCAGGAGCTGGAAACGCTGGACAGGGAAAGTCTGGAAAACCTGCCGATAGGGCTGGATGGAAACCAGTATCAATGGGTCGATCTGGATGGCGAAGGCTTGTCGGGCATCCTGACCGAACAGGCTACGGGGTGGTATTACAAGCCCAACATCAGTGCGGCCAATATCACCAAGGTCAAAAACGCAGAGACTGGCATTGAAGAAGAGCAAACGAAAGCCCAATTTGCACCACTCAAACCAGTAGCCAGAAAACCTTCCCTTGCTGCGCTCAACAGCGGGCAGCAGCACTTGCTGGATCTGGCGGGCGATGGTCAGCTTGACCTGGTAGTGTTTGAAGGTCCGACTCCCGGCTTTTATGAGCGCACCGATGATGAAGACTGGACGCCGTTTAGGACGTTTGCCTCCTTGCCAGTGTTGGACTGGCGCGACCCCAACCTGAAGTTCATCGACCTGACGGGCGACGGGCACGCTGACATCCTGATCAGCGAGGATGAGGTGTTCTGTTGGTATCCGTCCCTTGCCGAATCCGGCTTTGGCTCAGCCGAAACCGTGCGCAAAACACTGGATGAGGAAACCAGCCCACGTATTATCTTTGCCGATGGCACACAGTCCATCTACCTTGCTGACCTGTCGGGCGATGGCCTGAGCGATATAGTGCGTATCTGCAATGGCGGCATCTGTTATTGGCCAAATCTGGGGTATGGGCGTTTTGGCAACAAAGTCACGATGGATAATGCGCCATGGTTCGACCATCCCGACCAGTTCAACCAGCAACGTATCCGTTTGGTGGATATTGATGGTTCCGGCACGACGGATGTGCTGTATCTGGGGCGTGACGCCATCAAGATTTATTTCAACGAATCCGGCAATGGCTGGAGTACGCGGTATCACCTGCACCAGTTCCCCCCCGTGGACAACCTGACAGCAGTGAATGCACTGGATTTGCTGGGCAATGGCACGGCCTGTCTGGTGTGGTCTTCACCGCTGTCCGCCGATGCCGCGCAGCCCATGCGCTACCTCAAGCTGATGGGCGAGCAGAAGCCCCACCTGCTGAACAGAGTGGTGAACAACCTTGGGGCGGAAACATATATCGACTATGCCCCCTCCACTAGGTTCTACATTAAGGACAAGCAAAACAGCGAACCGTGGATTACCAAAGTCCCCTTCCCCGTACATGTGGTCGAGCGGGTGGAAACCATCGACCAGATCAGCAAAAGCCGCTTCTCCACCCACTACACCTACCACCACGGTTATTTCGACGGTATTGAGCAAGAATTCCGTGGTTTTGGCATGGTGGAGCAGAGGGACACCGAAGAGTACTTCGCCAATGTTGACAAGGCTTTGCACATGCCACCGGTGCTTACCAAAACCTGGTTCCATACGGGTGTCTACATGGGGCGTGGTCGCGTCTCCAACTTTTTCGCCGGACTGCTGGATGTGCATGACCGTGGCGAGTACTACCGGGAACCCGCATGGCGTGACGACGATGCCGAGGCAAGCAAGCGTCTGCTGCCGGACACCATCCTGCCTGACGAATTGACACATGAAGAAGCCCGCGAAGCCTGCCGCTCCCTCAAAGGCTCCATGCTACGGCAGGAGGTGTATGCGCTCGATGGCATCGGTGTAACCGAGGATTATCCTCACGGTCATCCCTACACCGTCACCGAACAGAATTTCACGATCCGCTGTTTGCAGCCACAAGGCGACAACCTTCATGCGGTGTTCTTCACCCATGCCCGCGAAGCCATCAGTTACCACTACGAACGTAACCCGGAAGACCCGCGCATCACGCACGCCATGACGCTGGAAGCTGATGATTACGGTAATGTTTTGAAATCCGCAGCCATCGGCTATGGGCGCTCGACGGATGCTCCCGTTGAACAAAAGCTCATTCACATCACCTGTAGTGAAAATAGCTTCACCAATCCAGTCACCGATGAGACCGATGACTACCGTACACCGTTACCTGCCGAGTCACGCACGTATGAGTTACGCAAGGCCACACAGGAGACAAACAAAAACGGAGTGATCAAGCGTTACGGTTTTGAGGAGATGTTGGGCTATGTCAAACAGGCTGGTGATGGAAGTCATGACGTTGATTACGAAGACATTCAGTTTACCCGAGCGCAACAGGTAGTAAACGATAATGAGGAAAATGAGGGAGAAGCTAACCGTTATTTCCGCCGCCTCATTGAACAGGTCAGAACCCTCTACCGGGACAATAACCTGACCGGGCCTTTGGCTTTACGTGAACTCCAGTCGCGGGCGCTTCCCTATGAAAGCTACAAACTCGCCTTCACGGATGAGTTGCTGCACAAAAGTTTCCAGAATCTATTACCTGATGATTTGGCGAAGATGCTAGTTGTTGAAAATCCCGGTGAAGACATCAGCGGGCGTGGCGGCTATGCAAGACTGGCTCTTGACGCAGACGATCAGAACCGCTGGTGGATCCCATCTGGACAAGTATTTTTCTCACCCGACGAAAATGACACACCCCAGACAGAGTTCGATGAAGCCCGCCGGAGTTTCTTCACCCCAAGGCGCTACCGTGATCCTTTCGGTCATTCCGCTACCGTCGAGTTCGATTACTGCCTGCTGGTGCGGGCAACCCGCGATGCGCTAGGGAATTCTGTCCAGTCACACAATGATTTTCGAGTGTTGCAGCCAGAGCAAATGACAGACCCCAATGGCAACCGTGCTGCGGTGGCATTTGATGCCTTGGGTTTGGTGGTCGCCACTGCGGTGATGGGCAAGGAAGGGGAAACTGACCCAGACTGCATGGGCGACACGCTGGACGACCCGACCACGCGGCTGGAGTATGAACTGTTCGCCTGGAAAGACCATCAAGCGCCCAACTTTGTGCATACCTTTGCGCGGGAGCAGCACGGGGCAGCCAATCCACGCTGGCAGGAATCCTACCTGTATTCGGATGGTTTCGGGCGCGAACTGCAAACCAAGGTGCAGGCCGAACCGGGGGATGCGCCGCTGCGTGATGCCCCTCCCGCAGATAAGCCTTACCAACCCGGCACGCTCCAGTATGACGCCACAACAGGGAAACCACTGCAAGCCTTTACCCAGCAGCGTTGGGTGGGAACCGGGCGCACCGTCTATAACAACAAGGGCAAGCCGGTCAAACAGTACGAACCGTTTTTCAGCTCTACCCCGTTGTACGAAGCGGAAACCGAACTGGTCGAGACTGGCGTGACGCCGACCCTGTTCTATGACCCGGTAGGGCGTGTCATTGCCACACTGCACCCCAACCACACTTACGAAAAAGTCTTGTTTAACCCCTGGTATCAGGAAAGCTGGGATGTCAACGACACCTTGTGGGAACAGGTGGATTTCAATCCGGCGGACGATCCTGATGTGGGGCGTTATTTCGCCCGCCTGCCGCAGGATGATTACCTGCCGACGTGGTACGGGTTGCGGATGGATTCTGCCAAAGCCGCCCAACAGTGGCCGGATGCGGTGCTGCGTGAGGCGGAACGGAAAGCAGCCGAGAAAGCAGTCAAACACGCCGCCACCCCGGCTGTCGCCCATCTGGATAGCTTGGGGCGCACCTTCCTGACTGTTGCCCACAATCGGGTTGTCTGCGACGATCATGATCAGGACAGTCTGGATACCCACTACGAAACCCGTGTCGAACTGGACATTGAAGGCAACCAACGAGCGGTGATCGACGCCCGCAACCGGGCAGTCATGACCTATGACTATGACCTGCTCGGCAATGTGATCCATCAGGACAGCATGGATGCGGGGGAACGCTGGAAGCTGAACGACATCGGCGGCAATCCGCTGTACGCTTGGGATAGCCGGGGGCATCATTTCTGGAGCGAATACGATGAACTGCGGCGGCCTGTGCATCAGTTTGTGCGCGGCAGCGACACGCAGCAGTCTGACCCACGCACGCTGGACAAGAACATGCTGGTGCAGAAAATCGAGTACGGCGAAGCTCAGACCGATGCTGTCCAACTCAACCTCCGCACACGGGCTTTCAAGAGTTATGACAATGCTGGGGTTGTCACCAGTGAAGCCTATGATTTCAAAGGCAACCCGTTACGTAGCAACCGCCAGTTGACGGTTGGGTACAAAGAACTGGCGAACTGGGCGGAGAACGTGCCGCTGGAAACCGATGCCAACGGGCAAGCACAGCGTTATACCGCCAGCACCACCTATGACGCGCTGAATCGCCCCATCACCTCCACCGCACCCGATGGCAGTGTCACCCATCCGTTTTACAACGAAGCCAACCTGCTGGAACGGCTGGAAGTCAACCTGCGCGGTTCCGCCCAAACCACCACGTTTGTCAACAACATCGACTACAACGCCAAGGGGCAACGCATCCTGATCGAATACGGCAGCGGCGCAACGGATGGGCGCAAGGGTGTCACGACCACTTATACCTATGACGACACAACTTTCCGTCTCATCCGTTTGTATACGCGGCGTGATGCCACCATCTTCCCCGGTGATTGTGACCCGCCGCCCAAACGTTCCTGTGGGCTGCAAAACCTGCATTATGCCTATGACCCGGTGGGCAACATCACCCATATACAGGACGACGCCCAGCAAACCATTTACTTCAACAATACGGTGGTTGAACCCTCAACTGATTACGTCTACGACGCCATTTACCGGCTGGTTGAAGCTACTGGACGAGAACATCTTGGTAACAATGGCCCGGTCGAAACCAGTTATACGGATGCGCCACGAGTTGGCTTGTATCCTTTGGGTGATGTTAATGCCATGGGGCTTTACATCCAGCGGTATGCTTACGATGAAGTCGGCAATATCCTCACCATGAAACATCGTGGAACCAATCCGGCCCACCCCGGCTGGTCACGCCCTTATCAATATGCTGAAGACAGTAACCGGCTACTCAGCACTGGAAAACCTGATAATCCTCAAACCCTGGAACATTACGAATACGACCCCCACGGCAATATGATTCAGATGCCCCACTTACCGGAAATGCTGTGGGATTACCAAGATCAGCTTCGAGCCTCATCCAGACAAGTCGTCAACAACGGTGGTTCAAAGGAAACAACCTGGTATGTCTACGATGCCAATGGCCAACGCATCCGCAAGGTGACAGAGCTTGCCAATGGCAATTGTAAAAACCAGCGTATTTATTTCGGTAGCTTTGAGGTTTACCGGGAATATAACGTCAATAATGATTCGATAAAGCTGGAACGAGAAACTCTGCATGTTATGGATAATCAGCACCGGATTGCCTTAGTGGAAACCAAGACAAAAGATTTTCAGGATAGAAGTGGGATAAATATTCCTGTTATTTGCTATCAACTGGGGAATCATCTTGGCTCCGCCAGCGTGGAATTAGATAATAGCGAATTGGTAATTACTTATGAGGAATATTATCCATATGGCAGCACATCGTATCAGGCTGGAAGAACTAGAGCAGAAGTTTGTTCGAAACGGTATCGGTACTCAGGGAAAAAGCGAGATGAAGAAACAGGGCTTAATTATCATGGAGGAAGGTATTATATTACTTGGCTAGGAAGGTGGGTTTCACCAGACCCATCAGGAATTAGTGGGGGGATTAATTTATTTGCATTCGTTTATAATCGACCAATTATTTCTAACGATCCAAACGGAAAACACCCTCTGATTGCCGGTCTTATAATTGGCGTTATCGCGGTGGTTGCGATTTCTTCAGAAGCAGGTGCGCCAACCAACGAAAAAGAGGCCCAAGAAGTTAAACCCCACGTGTCCGATACAGAATTTGTTGTGCGAACGGCTTTGCTTGCTGGTTCGGCAAGAACTGGTGTAATTGTTTCAAACGCGACTCTAGGACCTCTGGCTCCAACAGTTTTAAGTGGGGCCGTGCAAGGCATGTTTGCCATGGGAAGTTACGAAGCAAGCAGTCAAGCCGTAGACGACATCAAAGAGGGAAAAACAAGTACCCCTGAACAATATGCTGAAAGAACAGTGCGAGGAGCGGCTGTCGGCGCTGTTATGGGGGCGGTTATGGCTCCTGTAATGAAAGCTGCTGGCTCCATGCTTCAACGTTTAAAAAATGCTGTTGCACCTGAACCAACAGCACCTGAACCAACAGCACCTGAACCAACAGCACCTGCCTTTCCAAAACCTGAACCACCTAAGCCAGCCTCCCCCCAACAACCAACCGTGGAGACTAGCTCATTGCGCACAGGCGGAGGGCAACCACGTCCAGATACTCATCCTGGCAAAAAATTTCATTATACCAACGCTTCTGTTGAGGAGTTTTTGGGAGGAATACGCAGTAATACTTCCTTCACGGGCGAGGGAAATCTCGGACCAAGAGAAGCGGCAACAAGGCTTGGAATTCCACAACCCCAGCGCGTGGTCGTTGTAAGGGACATTGGTCAGTTTACACCAAATAAGCCTGCTGTCGTGGGGCCTGTAGAAACACGAGGTATCGTAGGAGGTGGGAGTGATTATGTGAATACTACCCCAATTCCTGCCAATCAAATAGATGGTATTTACGAACTTAATCGATCAGGACCCGATTTTATGTTCAATTTATTTAGCTGGTTTTAG